In Streptomyces qaidamensis, one DNA window encodes the following:
- a CDS encoding alginate lyase family protein: MITSAPSRRNFLGGTAALLLVAGASGLLAPGTARAAGHQTGRTRFTHPGLLHSADDLARMKAAVAAKESPVHDGYLALAAHARSKATYTVQNTGQITSWGRGPTNFQNQAVADSAAAYQTALMWCITGERAYADKSRDILNAWSASLMAVTGADGPLGAGLQVFKFVNAAELLRYTGYDGWAKEDIARCEESFLRVWYPAISGYMLYANGNWDLTSVQSILAIGVFCEEPTLFEDALRFAAAGAGNGSVRHRIVTDAGQGQESGRDQGHEQLAVGLLADAAQVAWNQGVDLYAFDGNRLLKNVEYAARYNLGGDVPFVPDLDRTGKYIKTTVADKVRGNLPPIYEMVYAHYAGVRGLDTPHTKAAVFRGSGGARFVEGSNDDLPSWGTLTFAGTEAPAPAEPTAPAGVTAVGGHKSVTVAWVPSAWAESYTVLRATSADGPYEKVAAGLATPAYTDRDARAGRPSYYTVTATNSQGTSARSAWAAAVPGLPGPWETRDVGDVKTPGSAVFDGERFVLEASGTAGTHRLVHLPLRGDGVITARIVYPLSSQYSKIGVTVRAGLDADAAHAAMLIQGLPLHTWSGVWSVRPKAGAAIKGTGSTPVPPSQQQTITTTAAFPISSLGELPESATPLEAPYVEGAGDGYRMRMPYWVRVTRRGAHCTGAISPDGIRWTEVGSSEIALRSTAYVGLTLTSCLGVDEDYAETGTGAFDNVSVFSRTAGEVWSVPRPATAAGDLRATAGADAVELAWTDPDLSARYTVLRAAAADGPYETIATGIGAVGFGTRVRYADATGTPGTTYHYAVAKTNCAGRGPLSQSATSVMPTPSMPQLISATSAFANKGAPFKHLLRALHEPVRFTADGLAGGLRVDRRTGQISGTPTQTGRFTVTTTAGNAAGEATGTLTLTVGTPPPAPWTHGDLGDVILDDRAYGTLGVVAVQTPGSTAHEDGTFVVRGAGTDLTVNNQGMTGQFVRRPVSGDCEVTARLVSRAGAIGDRVGLLMAKSLSPFDQAAGAIVTGGTSAQLMLRPTVAGKSTFTGNAAVTAPCLLRLKRTGTHFTASVSSDDGATWTPLAEGDLPGFGDAPYHVGLVVCSRSPLTRSTTEFDEVSITPM, encoded by the coding sequence ATGATCACCTCTGCTCCGAGCCGCCGGAACTTCCTCGGCGGCACGGCGGCCCTGCTGCTGGTGGCGGGCGCGAGCGGACTGCTCGCGCCCGGCACCGCCCGGGCGGCCGGCCACCAGACCGGTCGCACTCGGTTCACCCATCCCGGCCTGCTGCATTCGGCCGACGACCTGGCGCGTATGAAGGCCGCCGTCGCCGCCAAGGAATCCCCGGTCCACGACGGCTACCTCGCGCTCGCGGCGCACGCGCGCTCGAAGGCCACCTACACCGTCCAGAACACCGGCCAGATCACCTCCTGGGGCCGCGGCCCCACCAACTTCCAGAACCAGGCCGTCGCCGACTCGGCCGCCGCCTACCAGACCGCGCTGATGTGGTGCATCACGGGCGAGAGGGCGTACGCCGACAAGTCCAGGGACATCCTCAACGCCTGGTCGGCGTCCCTCATGGCCGTCACCGGTGCCGACGGGCCACTCGGCGCAGGACTCCAGGTCTTCAAGTTCGTCAACGCGGCAGAGCTCCTCCGCTACACCGGTTACGACGGCTGGGCGAAGGAGGACATCGCCCGCTGCGAGGAATCCTTCCTGCGCGTCTGGTATCCCGCGATCTCCGGCTACATGCTCTACGCCAACGGCAACTGGGACCTCACGTCCGTCCAGTCGATCCTGGCCATCGGCGTGTTCTGCGAGGAGCCCACCCTCTTCGAGGACGCGCTGCGCTTCGCCGCCGCGGGAGCCGGCAACGGCAGCGTCAGGCACCGCATCGTGACCGACGCCGGACAGGGGCAGGAATCAGGGCGCGACCAAGGCCACGAGCAGCTCGCGGTGGGCCTGCTGGCGGACGCCGCGCAGGTCGCCTGGAACCAGGGCGTCGACCTGTATGCCTTCGACGGCAACCGGCTGCTGAAGAACGTCGAGTACGCCGCCCGCTACAACCTCGGCGGTGACGTGCCCTTCGTCCCCGACCTGGACCGCACCGGCAAGTACATCAAGACGACCGTCGCCGACAAGGTCCGTGGCAACCTGCCGCCGATCTACGAGATGGTGTACGCGCACTACGCCGGTGTCCGGGGCCTCGACACCCCCCACACCAAGGCGGCCGTCTTCCGAGGCAGCGGCGGCGCCCGCTTCGTCGAGGGCAGCAACGACGACCTGCCCAGCTGGGGCACCCTCACCTTCGCCGGCACCGAGGCCCCCGCCCCGGCCGAGCCCACGGCTCCGGCCGGTGTCACGGCGGTGGGCGGCCACAAGTCCGTCACCGTGGCGTGGGTGCCGTCGGCGTGGGCGGAGTCGTACACCGTCCTGCGGGCCACGAGCGCCGACGGACCGTACGAGAAGGTCGCGGCCGGCCTCGCCACGCCGGCGTACACCGACCGTGACGCCCGCGCGGGCAGGCCCTCCTACTACACGGTTACGGCCACCAACTCCCAGGGCACCAGCGCTCGTTCCGCCTGGGCGGCGGCGGTCCCCGGGCTGCCCGGCCCCTGGGAGACACGCGACGTCGGGGATGTGAAGACCCCCGGGTCGGCCGTCTTCGACGGTGAGCGGTTCGTGCTGGAGGCGTCCGGGACCGCCGGGACCCACCGTCTGGTCCACCTGCCGCTGCGCGGCGACGGCGTGATCACCGCGCGGATCGTGTATCCGCTCAGCTCCCAGTACTCCAAGATCGGCGTCACCGTACGGGCCGGCCTGGACGCGGACGCGGCACACGCCGCCATGCTCATCCAGGGACTGCCGCTGCACACCTGGAGCGGCGTGTGGTCCGTACGGCCCAAGGCGGGAGCCGCGATCAAGGGCACCGGCAGCACGCCCGTGCCGCCCTCCCAGCAACAGACGATCACCACCACCGCCGCCTTCCCGATCTCCTCCCTCGGCGAGCTGCCCGAGTCGGCGACCCCGCTCGAAGCCCCGTACGTCGAGGGCGCGGGCGACGGCTACCGGATGCGCATGCCGTACTGGGTGCGCGTGACCCGCCGGGGCGCCCACTGCACCGGCGCCATCTCTCCGGACGGCATCCGCTGGACCGAAGTGGGCTCCAGCGAAATCGCGCTGAGAAGCACCGCCTACGTCGGCCTCACCCTCACCTCCTGCCTCGGTGTGGACGAGGACTACGCCGAGACCGGCACGGGCGCTTTCGACAACGTCAGCGTGTTCTCCCGAACCGCCGGCGAGGTCTGGTCCGTGCCCCGCCCGGCCACCGCCGCCGGCGACCTGCGGGCCACCGCGGGCGCCGACGCGGTCGAGCTGGCCTGGACCGACCCGGACCTCTCGGCCCGCTACACGGTGCTGCGCGCCGCCGCGGCCGACGGCCCCTACGAGACGATCGCCACCGGCATCGGCGCGGTCGGCTTCGGCACCCGCGTCCGGTACGCCGATGCCACCGGCACTCCGGGCACGACGTACCACTACGCCGTCGCCAAGACCAATTGCGCCGGACGCGGCCCCCTGTCGCAGTCCGCCACGTCGGTGATGCCGACCCCGTCCATGCCGCAACTCATCTCCGCCACCTCGGCGTTCGCCAACAAGGGCGCGCCCTTCAAACATCTCCTGCGGGCTTTGCACGAACCGGTCCGGTTCACCGCGGACGGACTGGCCGGCGGCTTGCGCGTCGACCGGCGTACCGGCCAGATCTCCGGGACACCCACGCAGACGGGCCGGTTCACGGTCACCACCACAGCCGGCAACGCCGCCGGAGAAGCCACCGGCACACTCACCCTCACCGTCGGCACCCCGCCGCCCGCGCCCTGGACCCACGGTGACCTGGGCGACGTCATCCTCGACGACCGCGCCTACGGCACCCTCGGCGTGGTCGCCGTGCAGACCCCCGGCAGCACCGCCCACGAGGACGGGACCTTCGTGGTGCGGGGCGCCGGGACCGACCTGACCGTCAACAACCAGGGCATGACGGGCCAGTTCGTACGGCGGCCCGTCAGCGGCGACTGCGAGGTCACCGCCCGCCTGGTCTCCCGCGCCGGAGCCATCGGCGACCGGGTGGGCCTGCTCATGGCCAAGTCCCTGTCGCCGTTCGACCAGGCGGCCGGGGCGATCGTCACCGGCGGCACGAGCGCCCAGCTGATGCTGCGCCCGACCGTCGCCGGAAAGTCCACCTTCACGGGCAACGCGGCGGTCACCGCTCCCTGCCTGCTGCGACTGAAGCGCACCGGCACGCACTTCACCGCATCCGTCTCGTCCGACGACGGCGCCACCTGGACCCCCCTCGCCGAGGGAGACCTCCCCGGCTTCGGTGACGCCCCCTACCACGTGGGTCTCGTGGTCTGCTCCCGCA